One region of Mucilaginibacter sp. 14171R-50 genomic DNA includes:
- a CDS encoding RidA family protein: MNSAEQNFKDLGLNLPPAPKPLGVYKPCLIDGKYLYLSGHGTVQDDGSLIIGRIGDTISMEDGKLAARQVGLAMLATIKANLGSLDRVKRVIKVLGMVNCTPDFERHPYIINGASELFAKVWGEENGVGVRSAVGMGSLPDNIPVEIEALFELV; this comes from the coding sequence ATGAACTCAGCCGAACAAAACTTTAAAGACCTGGGCTTAAACCTACCCCCGGCACCAAAACCCCTTGGTGTTTATAAACCCTGTTTAATTGATGGCAAATACCTGTACCTGTCGGGCCACGGCACCGTTCAGGACGATGGCAGCCTCATCATTGGCCGCATTGGCGATACAATTAGCATGGAAGATGGTAAACTGGCCGCAAGGCAGGTTGGCCTGGCTATGCTGGCTACCATTAAGGCTAACTTAGGCAGCCTGGATAGGGTTAAACGTGTTATAAAAGTATTGGGTATGGTAAACTGTACGCCCGATTTTGAAAGGCACCCGTATATCATAAACGGCGCGAGCGAGCTGTTTGCCAAAGTATGGGGCGAAGAAAATGGCGTTGGTGTACGTAGCGCGGTAGGGATGGGCTCGCTGCCCGACAATATCCCGGTAGAGATAGAAGCCTTATTTGAACTGGTGTAA